Proteins encoded within one genomic window of Dasypus novemcinctus isolate mDasNov1 chromosome 17, mDasNov1.1.hap2, whole genome shotgun sequence:
- the LOC139436732 gene encoding olfactory receptor 14A16-like, protein MPEKFINMTIIMEFLLMGFPGDWMLQRLYATLFLLIYLAAMMGNLLIITITTIDQHLQVPMYFFLKNLSFIDICCISVTLPKSIMNSLTNSHSISFLGCAMQIFLFVFSFGTEYALLIVMSYDRYAAICHPLHYEGIMHRGACVQMATASWLSGCVYGAIHVAGTFSISFCGSNIVHQFFCNTPSLLMLSCYGEHILEDAFIILSCCLIFVCFILMVVSYVHIFTTVLRIPSVKGRQKTLSTCLPHLTLVILFLFSGSITYFAKNIKSSSLKLLISVLYTVLPPTLNPLIYSLRNKDMQTALGKVIAIKLAK, encoded by the coding sequence ATGCCTGAGAAATTTATCAACATGACCATCATAATGGAATTCTTGCTCATGGGATTCCCTGGTGACTGGATGCTACAGAGACTGTATGCCACACTCTTCCTCCTCATTTACCTGGCAGCAATGATGGGGAACCTCCTcattatcaccatcaccaccattgacCAGCACCTCCAAGTGCCTATGTATTTCTTTCTTAAGAATTTGTCCTTCATTGACATCTGCTGTATCTCTGTCACTCTTCCTAAATCCATCATGAACTCTTTGACCAACAGTCATTCCATCTCCTTCCTAGGATGTGCCatgcaaatttttctttttgtattttcctttggCACAGAGTATGCCCTCCTTATAGTGatgtcctatgaccgctatgcTGCCATCTGCCATCCTCTGCACTATGAGGGCATTATGCACAGAGGTGCCTGTGTGCAGATGGCAACAGCATCATGGCTCAGTGGATGTGTTTATGGTGCCATTCATGTAGCAGGTACATTCTCTATCAGTTTCTGCGGGTCCAACATAGTCCATCAATTCTTCTGTAATACTCCATCACTGCTTATGCTTTCATGTTATGGAGAGCACATTTTAGAAGATGCATTTATTATTCTTAgctgttgtttgatttttgtgtgtttcatTTTAATGGTTGTTTCATATGTTCACATTTTTACCACTGTTCTAAGAATCCCATCTGTAAAGGGAAGACAAAAAACTCTTTCAACCTGTCTGCCCCACCTCACTCTGGTGATACTGTTCCTGTTCTCTGGGAGTATTACATATTTTGCAAAAAATATCAAATCTTCTTCCCTGAAATTGTTGATATCTGTGCTTTACACAGTGTTACCCCCCACCCTGAATCCTCTCATCTACAGTCTGAGAAACAAGGACATGCAGACAGCATTAGGAAAAGTGATAGCGATAAAACTTGCAAAATGA